The Candidatus Poribacteria bacterium sequence TTTTCCCTTTCTTCGCTGGCGAGGTTTCCTAACTTCGCCCCATCTCCAAGTCCCGGTAGGTGCGGTTTCCAACCGCACCGGATCTTAAACACAAATCTGGCCTACCTCAAAACTACTCTTTAGTCCTTTAGGGACGACATCTGTGTAGAAGCTATAAGTTCACGCAGACGAATGACACCAGGAGGCAGATTTTTCTCGTATTCTTCTCGTGCCTTCCGGCAGTATTCCAGATAATTTTCCAAATATGCCCCAACTTTTTCTCGATCTTGCAGATAATATAGGATTGTAGCGTAAACCTGTTCCAGCGTGACCGTGTGGTAACGATCAGCGATTGCCTCCGCTGTTTTGCTGTCGTGGATATACTCGTCCAGCACAGTTTCAATACCTATACGTGTTCCCTTAATACGAATGTCATTTTCTGCCAAAAAGTTGAAGTATTCTTCAATTTGCATGTTCGTATCTCCGTTAAAAGTTGGATTTGAAAGGTATTGGTTTCGAGTTTCTTCGCAGGGTAAAATAAAGAGGTTAGTTTCGTGATTGAAATTAGTGGTCGTAGGGCTTTCCAATCTTCACTGTTGCTGCCAGTGTGGAATAAGGTCCCCCTTCCGCATTAGAAAGATTCTGTAGTCCTTCCTTGACGACTCCTTCACCTAAGCAGAATTTTAGTGATTTTTCAACACTCTGAATATTGCTCAGTTCCAACGCTTCGGTCAAGTCTAGCTGCGCCTGCTTAAGCCAATCCATGAAACTCGCTTTTCGAATCGGATGCTCCTGCCATTCAGCTGCGAAGTTTTCAAGCGGGTTCACCGGATTGCGTATGAGAGTTACGCCATTATTATCATACGCAATATAGTGCGGCATTTGTGTTAAAATCTTCAGTAGCGTTTGTTGAAGATCTTTCTCGTTGTAGTAGGCATGCGCCGCAAGCGTCGTGATAATGATAGAAATCGGTTTAGCCTTTTCATCGTAATCGGATTGATTCTTGTCAAACCAGATGTCGCGATGTCGCTTCAATATCTGAATCGCTCGCTGAATTGGTGTTTTGATTCTATAGTCAGGCACGTTGTCAATCTGCCTTCGCGTTAGAGACCTGCGGATCGCGGCAACCCTTTTTTTCATGCGACTTCGGAACCATTCTGCGTATCCCTTCGGATTACTGCACGGCCAGTTAGTATCAATTTGACAGTAATTGGGTAAAGTATTATCCGTAATTGCAATCTCGAAATCTAACCGGTTAGAAGATGAACTCTCTTTTGATTCAGAGGGAAATTTGAAGGGGGCAGCGTTTGAAACCGCAGGTAAGATATCCACGTGGAACTGAGCACCGTTAGCGTAATTCAATTTCCAAGAATGCTGAGTCTCTTTCGGTAGAGAGCACATATTCATAGCATGGGCATAAGCCTTGATTTCCTTCCCAACTAAATGCTTTAATTTTTCTTGACTGATTTCGGTTTTCTGAAGACGCAATTCACTGACAAGGTCTATATCATATTCTTCGGCATCAGACAAGGGTTTCGTGACAGTGCCAAGTGCAAAAGAACCTTGCGGATAAATTTCGGGACTGTAGCAAGCAACTTTAGATTCGTCCCGTTCCAGCCATGTGCCGAGCGATTCATAAAGTTTTACAACTTGTGTATAGTGGTTTTCAGAGATGTCTAATGCATCGGCTATGGCATCAAGCAGTGGACTGGCTTGCGCCGGGTAAGTAAGTGTAGGAACTTCTCCTGTCCCGCGTTCAATCCTCTCACGGATGACTTTGTCTACAGCCCGTCTAATCTGATGGACTGTGAGTTTCCCGCCTCGTTTGCGAGGAGGAAGTTTAACGGTTCTTTCTCTTGGCATGTTGATTACCTCCCTAAACTGGGGCGTAATAAATGGCTTGGTTGAGCTGCCAACCATTCGCCTATTACGAAGATATAGTCATTAAAGATCAGGTCTTCAACATCTAATTGACACTCTTCGGCTGTTTGAGGCAGATCCCTCAGAAAGGTCTGGTAACGTTCCTAAATGATGTTTCCACCCGGGAGTATCTGCTGTCCCGATGCAGTGCGAAGCCAATTTCGGACGACTTTCACAATCGTTTGAACATCGTTCCGGTAGCGTGTAGTTCGCCTTAACGTATTTCCTATCGGTGATGAGTTTTTGGAAAACGATGCCCGAGAGTTCATGGATCTGCGCGATACCCGTATCAACGAGGTCTTTGGCTGCTTCGCAAAGAAGGGTTAAGATCGGTTTGACGAGTCTGTCATCGGTAGCGAGTGCTTCAACGAGATCGCGAGCATCCTCAAAAATAGGACGGTAATTGACTTTAAGGATAGTGTTCCAATCGGCGATAACATCGGCGTAGTCGATCGTAGGCAGCAGTTGGCGGAGTGAGCGAACGGATTCCATCTCGGCTTTACCAGCGAGGGAACTCTGGAAGACAAAAGCATCGGTGATAATCAGTGCTGCCATGCGGAGGGTTTGTATATTGAGTTTTTCTTCCTCGTCATCTTTGTCTTTGGAGAAAACTTCTTGGTGAAGAATCGTCTCAATTTTTGTCCCAATGGCGGGATGATCGACAATAGCGTCTTCAAGTAGGTAGGCTGCCCTGTCGATACTAAGTTCCATCTCCGCTGCTGCCTGCTCCAGTTGGGAATTAGGCATGGCACCGACGTGTAACGCATTGGCAATGTCTCCCACCGTGCCAGTTGCCCATCCATTTTTTGGGAAATGTCCGACGGTATCCCCGAGG is a genomic window containing:
- a CDS encoding nucleotidyltransferase → MPRERTVKLPPRKRGGKLTVHQIRRAVDKVIRERIERGTGEVPTLTYPAQASPLLDAIADALDISENHYTQVVKLYESLGTWLERDESKVACYSPEIYPQGSFALGTVTKPLSDAEEYDIDLVSELRLQKTEISQEKLKHLVGKEIKAYAHAMNMCSLPKETQHSWKLNYANGAQFHVDILPAVSNAAPFKFPSESKESSSSNRLDFEIAITDNTLPNYCQIDTNWPCSNPKGYAEWFRSRMKKRVAAIRRSLTRRQIDNVPDYRIKTPIQRAIQILKRHRDIWFDKNQSDYDEKAKPISIIITTLAAHAYYNEKDLQQTLLKILTQMPHYIAYDNNGVTLIRNPVNPLENFAAEWQEHPIRKASFMDWLKQAQLDLTEALELSNIQSVEKSLKFCLGEGVVKEGLQNLSNAEGGPYSTLAATVKIGKPYDH
- a CDS encoding DUF433 domain-containing protein; translation: MQIEEYFNFLAENDIRIKGTRIGIETVLDEYIHDSKTAEAIADRYHTVTLEQVYATILYYLQDREKVGAYLENYLEYCRKAREEYEKNLPPGVIRLRELIASTQMSSLKD